AATGGtcctttttctttttagtttagccTGGCCCACAGTGCTACTGGCCAAGTGGTACTGGTGGGCCGGGCCTGGCTGAGGTGGTGGAGATGGGGGGCTCACATTGGCAGGCAATAAGGGGTCAGCCACCACAGACAAGCGGCTTGGAAGTTGCAGCCCCTGCATCACAACTGCAGTGTCCtgctgtttaacttttttattatgccACTGTACCAGGGTGGTGTGACTCACATCCACCAGTTGAAGGTTAGTCTGCTTCATCACTATAGCATTGGCCAAAATGCTGCGCCTGATTTTCCTGTAGTCTGCCAGGATGAGATCCCATCTGGACACTGTGCCGGTCCCCTTCTTTTTGGGTGTTCTATGTATGGCACAGAGCCTGACAAAAAAAGTCTCAACCAAGCGACAGCAATCTGGCCATTGTGCAAGTGGGGCAGAGGTGGTCAGGGCATGCCTCTTCAAACTCTCCACTCCTGGGGTAAACTCCTGTCTCTTCTTCGGGGACCTAAACCTCCCAGTGTCCAGCTTTGCTTGATGCCTGGCTGCAAACACCACCCTCTGCTTGTCATAGTCCAGCAGGTTCTGCCAAAGAGCAACAATGTTGCTCACCTAAGCAGAGAAAGCAGATAATACATGCCAAATGAGAAAGCAAAATGTGCAAAAGGTAAGCAAGTATGACAAGTTAAAGAGTGAACAAAGAGTGGGTTTATATTCCTTACCTGCTGGTTGGTGAGGACAAGGGAGGGCTGATTCCTCAGGTCCACAAGATAATCTGCCAGGCTGTCCACTCTGTCCATACCTGGTACACCTGAGCCATCCAcagcctaaaaaaataaaaataataattataatacacacacacataaacatacacatacacacacacatatatatatatataacaaacataGGCACAAAACACAGATTGTTGATGCGTTAGATGCGTAAACATAGATGGGTTACAAGATATTTACATACACCAGACTCAGATGTCGGAGTGCTTTGCTGCAACATGGAGGCAGCAACCAGGGTGGCAGAGGCATCAGGCTGGGTGGAGGGTTCAGTAGGTTGGGTGGAGTGGGCAACAGGTTGGGAGGAGGCATCAGAGAAGATGGTGATTGCAGCAGTTTGGGAGGAGGAAGCATGCTGGATGGAGGGGGCAGGGGGTTGGGTGGAGCGTGCAGCAGCATCCAGGGCAGTGGAGACAGCAGACTGGGTGGATGCAGAAGCAGGATAGGCAGTGGAGGCAGCAGCCAGGCCGGTGAAAACAGCAGAGGAGGTGGCAGTCCGAGTGGTGGAGGCTGGAGGGTGGATGGAGGAGGTCGCAGCCAGGTCGGTGAAGGCTGGAGCATGGATAGAGGAGGTAGTTGCCAGGGCAGTGGAGGCTGGAGGATGGATAGAGGAGTTAGTTGCCAGGGCGGTGGAGGCAGCAGGGTGGATGGAAGAGACAGCAGCTGGGGCAATGGCAATGGGCTCAGAGGTGGGTAGGAAGTGGGAGGAGATGGAGAAGTTTGGGTCATCTGAGAGACTTGGCACAGTTATATCATATACTTCGTCCTCCCCGAAGCCCTCATCTTCTTCCCCACCTTCATCCACATCCTCCAACATTTCCTCTGTTTCCTCTGAGTCTGGGTTCAATGCAGGTAGTCAACACCAAGCAGCTCTCCTACAAATGgagaacaaaaacacacagacatatatgACTTATCATATTTAAAGCATTCCATAATAATACTACAAAGACTTTCAATAATATCTAGACTTCTGTATTTGCCACTCACCGCATGGTTGGCTTTGgtgatacaaataataaaaaaataaaaataaataacaatgaacacCCCCAAACCAAAAgtattatgcacatagttaagtGTAGGACATACCggtgtatatatttttgtgtaaactttattttgtttttggctaaGAAATACGGGGGGAGGGAGCTGTTGAAGCATCCAAACAAccgtatatacagtgtatatgcatgtatatttagATACAGTTATTAATTTAAAGACACGTTCGAACAAAATCAATGATTTCTGCAAGTGTATCAAAAGTCTGCAATGTTAAACAGGGTGCGGGGTCGTGAACTTTGACACTATGCACAAAAACGTGAACTTAGGGTGActtttgttaaagttcttgtcatAAAATTATAAATCAGCGTTAGGAGGCCAAGACTGACATAACAAAAGACTACAATCGACAAAACAACTTTTATCAGTAGATATAGACGTTGACAAAAATAACTTACCTTGATAGGTTATATGATGATGTGCTCTCGTCAGAAGACAGCGGTGTTGACATTCATTTGCATATGCCGCGACGCGATTGACTCTCATCCATTCTCAATATGGAGAGCGAGAGCGGCGATTGGCTCCCGTCCATTCTCACAATGGAAAGCGAGTGCGGAGATTGGCTCTCGTCCATTCTCACAAT
This region of Danio aesculapii chromosome 4, fDanAes4.1, whole genome shotgun sequence genomic DNA includes:
- the LOC130222706 gene encoding uncharacterized protein LOC130222706 — encoded protein: MLEDVDEGGEEDEGFGEDEVYDITVPSLSDDPNFSISSHFLPTSEPIAIAPAAVSSIHPAASTALATNSSIHPPASTALATTSSIHAPAFTDLAATSSIHPPASTTRTATSSAVFTGLAAASTAYPASASTQSAVSTALDAAARSTQPPAPSIQHASSSQTAAITIFSDASSQPVAHSTQPTEPSTQPDASATLVAASMLQQSTPTSESGAVDGSGVPGMDRVDSLADYLVDLRNQPSLVLTNQQNLLDYDKQRVVFAARHQAKLDTGRFRSPKKRQEFTPGVESLKRHALTTSAPLAQWPDCCRLVETFFVRLCAIHRTPKKKGTGTVSRWDLILADYRKIRRSILANAIVMKQTNLQLVDVSHTTLVQWHNKKVKQQDTAVVMQGLQLPSRLSVVADPLLPANVSPPSPPPQPGPAHQYHLASSTVGQAKLKRKRTILPDPPALPPAQMQQAQRQLIPAPPPGTQLVMLMPVASQGSMLAFGFGLPSAPPAIPSAPGTAVAPVRKLTCKVQHNTYVNN